A region from the Haloferax sp. Atlit-12N genome encodes:
- a CDS encoding PotD/PotF family extracellular solute-binding protein — translation MEQSLNVWNWYDGWVNWAVKEFKEQYNTSVTTAAYSNPSKWYTKLEAGNDEIDSISATSAWVVRSMDNDFLHALPVDQMDGWSALNELAKSDAEEYYQRDEMVYAIPEAQVAHPLTYSTDYFDEDPGSWDVLWQSDLKGKVSMQDWGEVACRVAALYTGQDPNNPDDFKEIEEALIQQKDLNVTYWKDQSTVQQMFENEQIVATVYTDGRTYNGRFQKEIPIDMSNTKEGFMYTYDTFVIPKGAPNPKAAVAWTDMGSKPENAAEKVTTMGYLPPIKNIGDYLDLSDEKIDFLSWPQKMSDSATFIQPLSDDLRKKFDEIWTKVKAA, via the coding sequence TTGGAACAAAGCCTCAACGTGTGGAACTGGTACGACGGATGGGTGAACTGGGCGGTTAAGGAGTTCAAGGAGCAGTACAACACGTCGGTGACGACTGCGGCCTACTCGAACCCCAGCAAGTGGTACACGAAACTCGAAGCCGGAAATGATGAAATCGACAGTATCTCAGCCACGAGCGCGTGGGTCGTCCGGTCGATGGACAACGACTTCCTCCACGCCCTTCCAGTCGACCAGATGGACGGGTGGTCGGCGCTGAATGAGCTAGCGAAGTCTGATGCCGAGGAGTACTACCAACGCGACGAGATGGTCTACGCCATCCCAGAGGCGCAAGTAGCACACCCGCTTACCTACAGTACCGACTACTTCGACGAAGACCCCGGTTCGTGGGATGTTCTCTGGCAATCGGACCTCAAAGGAAAGGTGAGCATGCAGGACTGGGGTGAAGTCGCCTGCCGCGTCGCGGCACTCTACACGGGTCAGGACCCGAACAACCCCGATGACTTCAAAGAAATCGAGGAAGCGCTAATCCAACAGAAAGACCTGAACGTCACGTACTGGAAGGACCAGTCGACGGTCCAACAGATGTTCGAGAACGAGCAAATCGTTGCGACCGTGTACACCGACGGCCGGACCTACAATGGACGCTTCCAGAAGGAAATTCCCATAGACATGTCCAACACGAAGGAAGGGTTCATGTACACGTACGATACCTTTGTCATCCCGAAGGGAGCTCCAAACCCGAAGGCGGCCGTTGCGTGGACTGACATGGGTAGTAAACCGGAAAATGCCGCGGAGAAGGTGACTACCATGGGATATCTCCCACCGATCAAAAACATCGGTGACTATCTCGACCTCTCGGATGAAAAGATCGACTTCCTAAGTTGGCCGCAGAAGATGTCCGACTCGGCAACGTTCATCCAGCCCCTTTCGGATGATCTCCGGAAGAAGTTCGACGAGATCTGGACTAAGGTCAAAGCAGCCTAA